The genomic segment GTCTCTGGTTCCATGCATGCCCCGCATGGCGCCCGACCCTGGGCAGGGGTCAGAACACAGGGAGGCCACTTCCTACCTGGCTAAAGGAGCTCACAGCCTAAGGTTTCTGCCTATGTGATGAGGCCAGGGTCAGGAAGCCTGTGGGAGATACTGGCCACTGCAGGGGAAAGGCTAGGTGTGGATGAGGAGAACTGGGCAGAGGGTGGGCCCAGACCTGGCAGCTGCAAGAGAGATTCGAAAAGGAGAGAGAACTGGGCTTGGGGGAAGGCCAAGGATGGGGGAGGTGGGCATGGTTCTGGCCTGGAGGTGAGATGGGGCTGCAAGGAGGCAGTTTGTATTTCTAGAGGTTGAGGCATAGCTCAAAGGTGATGGGCACAGGGGCACAGGAAGTTGTGTGGAGGCGTGCCACTGCCCAGAAAGGAGCAGGGGCCCAAGAAGTCCAGCCTTCAGTGCAGAGGCAGCGCTACTGGGGCTGGAGGGCCTGGAAGGCCCAGACAACTGGGCAAGGGGCCGCCTGGCACCCAGGCCAAGGGTGCGCCCACAGCAGGTGGGTCGGccatgagggcagggagcagaCAGCTAAGTGTGGCGGCGAAGTGAGGCCTCTTACAGGAAGGGCTGAGAGGCAGAAGGAGGTTGTGTGGGGTTGCAAAATGCGGGTAGAGGTGTTGGCAGTATCGGTGGGGCAGGGTCTTCAGTTCTCCCCACAGAGATGAGTGGAGGTGTCTGCAGGGAAATCGGGGCAGTTCCTTAAGGCTAAAGGTTGCAATACATAACCGGctgattattttatatatgtgtatttgaGAACATGTTGGAATCTCgtgcattgttttattattaacaCCAAATGTGCAGAATCACATTTGAGAGATGTCTTACTGAGCACGATGCAGAGGGTGCAGACAAGAGGACCTCTGGCCTCTCCACAGGCAGAACCTCCTCCTCCCGCGAGGGCTCTCCCTTAGCAACAGGCCGGGCCAGGGGAGGGGCCTTGCACCAGGCTGGTCAACGTGCATGGGAAGGCCCTCAAACGCTTCCACTTGCCTGGCTGCTCAGGCACCTTTTCTATCTGAACTAAAGTCCCTGCTGTCACCCCTACCTGGGCAGTGACTTTGGTAACCAGATTGTGAGCCACCAGGGAGCACACGTGTCCCCTCACTCACCACCCTCCCTTTTCCGGCTGCCCAGTCAGAACTGCTGCCTCACTCAGCAGTTGTGCTTCTTAGATCCTTTCCCAGCCTGAGCAACTGGGGTTTCTTAtactaacaaaacaaaagaagacaaaaaaccaaaccaaaaaaactatttaaaaagaaatagtgcAAACACTAATTTAACAATGCTAGCACCTACAGTGGGGGACTTAGAAGCATTTGGTGCCAAGATATGTCACTCCAGATCACCGTCCCTGTCTGGAGGTAAAAAGATACCAGAAGGCTAAGTGGGGAGACCTGGACAAGTTTTTGGGTTGGTGACAAGGGAAAGGACGCAGACCAGCGTGGGGTTGGGCTCTGCTGGCCACCTGCAGGGCAAGGACCACTCCCACCTCACGGGGCACCGAGGCCCCTCGGATTTGTGGGCTGGGCCTCAGGTGCCGCtgcacccctcccctgccctcacagAACAAGAGCACCACACCCACCCCTTTCTCGAGTGTGGCTGGGATGGCACCTGCGAGGAACCCTTAGTGAGGCTGGGGCCCCGCGCTTTTGCTCCTCACCAGGTGACGGCCACAGCCTCGCTGCAGGGGCAGCCATGTCTCTTCCAGCTCTCCTCAGGAGGGCCGCCCCACAGAGGGGTCCTCTGTGGCCACacactccccccacctcctccaccaagaCAGGTGCCAGGAGGCAGTGAGGGAAGGAGCAGGGCAGGAAGTGACCTCTCAGTGACCTGACAGGGAGGTGGGGGCAAACAGGCCCTGAGCAGGTGGGAGGTCTGGAGAGAGGACGTGGCAGCCGGGAGACAGTGGAGAGGCTGCCGGTGAAGCAGCACAGGCAGGAGGCCATGCACAGAGGGGGACCCTGAGACACAGAAGCCCTGAGATACCAGGACCTGAGAGAAGGGcgactgaggcacagaaagatggGTCCCTGAGGTGACCCAAAGTGGACCTGAAGCCCAAAGAGACAGTGGAGACAGATGTGTAAGAAGGGGGAGGCCAAAGGTTCAGAGACTAAGACAGAGAAGTGGAGTTGGGGGGTACGGCAGGGGCAGCGAGGGCTGGGGCCCTCAGGGGGAGAGGCCAGGGGgcaagaggcagggaggctggccGCCGGGCGAGCCCCAAGTTGAGCCGGGCTCTCTGGCTGTGCTCAGTCGGGTTCCAAACCGCTTTGGCTGAGGGCCAGGTCGCAGTGAGCAGGCGCCCCAACCTGGGCTGGTGGGCCAGGAGGCTCACTTCTTGCTTTTGAATGTACCTAGGATCTTGGGCATGAACTTGCCCACCTTGCTGTCCCTGGTGTCCTCCTCGGCCGGGCCCTCCCCGGCCCCTGGCCCCCCGGCCTCCTCCTTTTTGCAGAAGACCTCGAAGCGGCTGTAGACGCGCTTCTCTTTGCGCATGCTCTCCATGCGGCGCAGCAGACGGTCGCGCTCCTCCGCGCTGGCTGGCAGCGTGCGGCTCAGCCGGCCTTGCGTCCCCAGGCTGTCCGAGCGGAAGATGGCTGAACATTTGTCCTTGTCGGACATGTCAGGGGCCAGGCCGCTGGCAGCTGGTGGGCGGCCTAGCTCGGGGCTGCCGTGGGCGGGGGTCGGGgtcggggccggggaggggcctCCCCGGTGCTTCTGGCCGTGGGCGCTGATCTGCTCCAGAATGGCTTTTGTGTCGTCCCGCAGGTTGCTGCTGTACAAGGCGTTAGCTGTGGCCGAGGCCACGCGTCCCCGCGGGCCCCGCTCATCTCCCGTTGTGGCCTCTGTGCTGTCAACCCGGCCCAGAGATGGGCGCCGGGGGCTCTCAGGCTGCCCGTTCTCCTGCGGAGCTGGGAAGCTGCCCTCATCCTCTGTGCGCCGTTCACCCTTGGGGCTCAGCAGCTGCCGCAGCCGCACGGAACCCTTGCGCAAAACTTCCATGGGACCGCCGGCCGCCTCCTCTGTGGGCCCGGTCTTCGGAGACtccccagagaggggaagggtgaGGCTGCCTCTGCGCTCTGGCACAGGGGGTACTGGGCTGCACCTGCGCTCTGGCACAGGGGGCACCGGGCTGCCCCTGCGCTCCGGGACGGGAGGCACAGGGCTGTCCTTGCGCTCAGGATAGACAGAGGTGGGGCTCCCTTTCTGCTCGGTGAATGCTGTGGTGGGGCTGCCTCTGTGGGTGGGGAACCCAGGCGTGGGACCCCCCTTCTGCTCTAGGTAGGCTGAGGTGGGACTCCCTTTTGGCTCAGAGTGGGGTGCTTGGTGCGctccaggcccctctggtggGGGGCCGTCTTGCCCTTGCAGGGAGGTGGAGTGGCCCTGGGCAGAGAGGAAGCGGGAAGGCAGCCGGTCTGTGCCGCTGCCGCTCCGACCCAGGGTGTCGAGCAGCTGGGTGGCAGTGAGAGTGGCAGCTCCCGGTTGCCGCTCAGCCTCCTGGTGAAGCCGCTGTGTGAAGGAGTCGCGCAGGTCCAGCAGGCAGCTTTCCAGGCTGCGGCGCTCACCCCCTGTGCCACCAGGCACCGACACCTCCTCCCGCCACGCCTGGGACATGACAGCTTTGCTATGGCTGGCCACTGTGACTGAGGCCcccacgccgccgccgccgccgccgccgccgccgggatCTCGAGACGGGCCCTTGTACTTCTCCAGGAGCTCGGCCACCTTGGTGGAGGCAGCAGAGCGCACAGCCTCGCCACTGGACCCCACCATCTCGCTGACCGCCTGCTCCTTGTGCAGCAGTTGCACCTTTTCCGTGGTGGCTGCTGCAGCCCCGCCCGTCCCCTCAGCCTGCGAGGCACTGAAGATGAGCGAGGAGCGCAGCCGAGAGCTGCGCTGAATCAGCGGGTTCAAGCGCGAGCGGAAAGAATCCTGTTTGGTAaggcctgcctcctccaggccctCGCGATCTGGGCCATCCCCACCACTGCTGCGGAAGGCTGAGGGAAGTAGGTCCCCGGCGGCCACCCGGCCCCCAGAAACCAGCACATCGTCTTCATAGGCCTCGGCCTCCATGGGTGCAGGCAGGCCCTCGTCACCCGCGTCCTCACCGTGGCAGCCGCTCAGGTAAGAGGCCAGGCGCCAGTGTCGCAGTCCCGCCCGCCCCTCGGGCCCGCCCCTGCGCTCCGGCTCTGCCTCGGGCCCAATCTCTGGGCCTAGCCTTGTTGCCGCCTGGCAAGGGAAGCGCTGGCCCAGATTGGGGCGTGGGGCCCCGCCGGGTTCCAGACCACGGGGCCCAGGCCCGAAGGCGGGGTCCGAGCCATGGCGCACCTCCCGCGACGCACTGGACGGCACGTAGTCCAGCCGCTGGTGTCCGTCTGGGCTGACCTCAGGGAAGCGTGGCCCAGCGCCCAGGGTGAAGTCATCGTGGTCGGTGAAGCCAGGGCGGCCGGCGCGCAGCTTCTCGAACAGGCCCTGTGGACGTGCGGGGGCAAGCTGCGGGTCCCACTGGTAATGCTGCTGGTAGAGCTGGTCGCGGTGGAAATGGCTGGTCTGGAAGCGGAAGTCATCACCGTGGCTGAGGAACGTCTGTCGCGACACCTGCCGTGCGGCTGCGAAATTCTCCACGGCGCCCATGCCGTCTGCGGCCGCATAGCTGTGCCTCTTGAAGGCATCCATCTCTAGGTGCCGTGCCTGAAGGAAGCCCCGCGGGCCCGAGAGTTCCCCGCCTGGTCCGGCCTCGGTGTCCAGCCGCCGTGACAGTGGCCGCATCCCAGCGTGCAGCTCCAGGGCGCCCCCCGGCATCCGCGGTGACTCCTCTCGGCGGAAGGCCGACAGAAAGTGGCGGTCAGGGTCGAGAAAGGAGGGGAAGCCCAGGCCTTCTTCCCGAGGCGGTGGGAACAGGACGTGGGCTCGTtttgggaaggagaaaggggtcGGTGCCCCCGTCACTTGGCCGCCCATGACAGGCCCAGCGCCGGCGTATGGAGCCAGGGCGTAGGCATCCATGCGGGCCAGCGCCCCGGCCGAGGGAACCAGCGGCTCGGACTGTGCGAAGAGGATGCGGAATTCCTCATCGAAGCTGGAGACCAGCTCGCCCTGGAATACGTGCGCCAGGCTGCGGTGGATCTTCTCGAAGGACCACATAAAGCTGGGAGTGGGATGAGGCCAGTCAGCGGGAGGGGGCGTGATTAGtcaggggaaggggcggggccgttagtgggagggagggcggggcaggggcaggcagggctgTGCCAGAGGCTACAGGAGGAGGGCTTCTGGAGAGGAGGCCCTCGGATGGGGAGGTGCTGGGGCTGCGGGGCAACGAGGCTAGGCGCACCTGTAGCTCCCACTCATCACCACGGCACAATCCACTAGGAGGAACTTCTCCTTCACATGGCCCTGGAAGGACTTCCCAGTGCGGCAGTAGTAGGTGGGGCCCGCCACAGTGCGCACACGCAGGAACTGGGACCGGAGAGGTGTTAGGTCTCTGCAGATGGATCTTACCCCTTCCCTCCTatccgccccctccccaccctccggTCGCTCACATCCACGTGGTGCAGGTTGACGCGGCACTTGTCGGCCATGTCCAGGAAGTGCTGCGCATTCATCTCATCTAGGAGGATGTAGACTGGAACGCGGCGAGCAGCAGCCTCCAACACTTCACCAAGAAGGTCCACGTCGGTGAACATGTCCATCACCACAGCCACCACCTGCGGGGGTCGGATCAGGGACAGAGGGCAGACCCCTCTGCTATCCCCACCATACTTCTATGCCCCCCACCCTCAGGGGTCTCTGGATCACCAACAAACACTGCAAAATGGCCACTAGCCCATCCCAGGAGGGAATGGGGCCCTGTGGGGGAATGGGGGGCAAGGCAGATGAGGCCCCCATGACCCCGCTGCCTTAGATGGCTGAGCTTCCAGGACCCCAGGGGAGGCATCAGGGCTGAGCCTCAGGCTCCAGTTCTTCCTATGGGAGGCGGCTGCCACCTgagaggggcagagggcagagacaGGGGCTCTTCAGCGTCTGAATCTGCTGCCGCAGTGTCCCTGGTTTAACAGGCTCCCTTTGCGTCTGCCAGCTGTTTGACGGTGTTGGGGTGGGGCAAGAAGCCTCAGCTGCGTCAAGGGCAGGACCAGAGAGAATTCTCCGAACAATAGATCCAGGCAAGGAAGGGGCCAAGCCACCTCACAGCCTGAGTTTCTGGGCACTGGCCATGCCCACGGGCAAGCACACCTGTGCAAAGCTGGCAGCCTGTGATAACCAAACCCTTGGTGATCCTGGAAGTTGGCCAGGGAGCCATCACTGTGGCCTGAAGGCTGGAGAGGCCTGGCCAGCCAGCCCTGGCCTCACCCTTGCCTCCTAAATTGGGCATGCTTATATTTTCCCTTCACCCTCACCCTCCTACTCATGCTTCAAAGGTCcgactcaggctgcccttccccactGCCGGCTGAGCCTGTGACAGCACACCTGCTGGGCAGAGCGGATCATCCTTCGAGCCTCATCCTTGATGCTGGGGCTGTCAGGTGGCGGTGGCTGCACCAGTGTGGTGACCTCAGTGCCCTGGAAGCCAAAGGTCAGGGGCCAGCCCAGGTCGAGTTCAGGTACCGCCTGGTCTGAGTTCACAGGCCAGTAGGTGCCAGAGGAGCCATCCAAGTCCACATTGGGAGGGCTGCCTTCTGGGGGCTCAGGAGCAACGTGCTGTGGGGGCCGCAGGTGGCGGCTCACGTGTTCCAGCTCCTCAGGGCACAGGAAGGCAGGCGCACCTTCGGACGCCAGGAAGCGGCTGTAGGCCTCTGGGCCGCCCTCGGCCAGCGCGTCCACTGCCAGGCGGTAGTACTCTTTGTAGTGGGGTGGCAGGTACCCGGGTGCTAGCGGGTTGTCCCCCTGCGAGGAGCTCTGGGAGCGACGGGCCATGTCGGGGCCAGGGAcctgggggaagggcaggaagaCACATTACAGGGGCAGGGGCTCTGGGCCCACCCCCACCCTATGTGGACACACTTCATAGAAGGGGCCGTCAGAGATCTTGGGTGGGCTGTGGGGTTCAGCCCCTGCCCTTACAGGGCACCTCAGACTCTAGGATGCCCCCTAGTTGGGGGCACATCAGAAGTGTGCGGGGACAGAGGCATCCcagccatctgtttcctgctgctcTGGCTGTGCTGGCAGGGCCCCTGCTCTCACCAGGACCTGAGGAGTGCCTTGTGCCCTGGCTTCCACAAAACCCCCACGCAGGGTTACTTTCTGGCCTCTGTGGCCCAGGCACTTCCTTTTTGTGGGCcccttcctccattaaaaaaaatattttaggacataaagaaaatataatccaGGCtgtattctttattattatacttttttcttctaaCTTTATGACATAGATGCATTTCCATGGCTCCTCGCATTGTGGGTGCTGGACAAGCTGGGCCACTACCTATGTGTCTCTGTCCCCAGTGCCAGGGGACCCTGGGCTGCTCCCTGTGccctcagccattaaaaaaaaaaaaaaaaaaaaaaaaaaaaaaaaaattttgctacTTCCAGCAACAGGGAGGGACTTGGAGGgcaatatgctaagtgaagtaaatcagacagggaaagaagtactatgtgatctcacttatatgtggaatctaaaaaatacaacaaactagtgaatatgacaaaaaagaagcagactcacagatatagagaacgaactagtggttaccagtaggggtGGAGGAAGTGGGGGGTACAAACTGTTGGGTATAAGACAGGCTACAAGAgtgtactgtacaacatggggattGTAGCCAGTATTTTGCAATAACTGTAAATGAAGTGTAACCTTTAAAACTAACTTGtataaaaaaatctttgaaagatGCAGCTGTCAGGATTGACCTGATATCATATCTAGCCCAAGGTGAGCTCAGTACACAGAGCTTGTCCTGGGATGCAGCATTAAGCCCCACCCACACCTGGACCTATCCCGCAGGGTCTCACACTGAGCCCCACACCCCACTCACTCACAGACCTCTAAGCCCTCTGAACCCTGACCCTTGCCCTCTGTCCCCATCTACCAGGATCCTCCCTTCCTGTTGGCCCACCCTTCCACCTCCCTGGGCCACACCTCTGGTGCCACTCCTTCCCAGGCCCATACTTCCCACCCTGGCAGGAACTTGGAGGCCTGTCTCTGCCAAGCCCAGCCCTGTGTGGCAGCGGTGACCTTTCCAAGTTTCTGGTTGCTGCCAGACTCCCTGCTGTACTCCGGAAGAAGTCAGAGCCCTTTGCTGTGGCCAGTGGGTTCATCCTGGGCTCTGATGTGCCTCTCCACCTTCACCGCTCACCCCAACTCCACACCATTACCCATGCCTCACTGACTCTGCTCCAGCCCACCTGCCTCTACAGGGCGTGCCTGTGTAGCAGAAAGCCGTCATTGGCTCTGGAAGGCCAGGTCCAGGACCCCTGAAGTACCTGGACACTCAACCCCCTAAGCTGGAAGGAGAGTCCAGGGTACTGTTCACATGCCCCTGCTGCTCCCTGCAGGACCCCAACCCTGCCTAGCTTGTAGCTTCCTGAATGCTGGTACTGCCAGACAGCCCCCCAGGGGTggtgccccctgccccacccaggtGCACTGGACGGGGTCAATGGCCAGCTGGAGACAGTTGCTCGAGAATGTTGGGGGTCAGGCCAACCTGGGGAGCCTTTCCTGTCTTCCCCAGGGGGTGGCAGGCTAACTGAATGTGACATGGATACCCCTGTGTGCCATTCAGTCACACCGGGCAGGTCTGCTCCCTGGTCTGATTGTCTGAGAAAAAGCTGCTCTGCCATTCCTTTGTGGGGGCACCGTCCCTTGACTGCATCTGGTTACGTGTTGGGTGGCCACACTGTCCAGGACCAGACTGAGGCTGGCTGCCCAGGGCTGTGAGGTACAGACCTGTCTGTACCAGGGTCTCAGCCGGTATCTGACAACAGGATGTGTTATCTCGCAGTGTATCTGACTGGGAGGGGGCACTACCCTGCTGACTACCTTTGAGGGTGCCACTTTCCAAGTCAGGGAGGCATGGTAGAAGGGATCCAACCCTCTCCTACTTCACTGAGGAGGGAAATTGGCAGGAACTGTCCGGGATGCGTGTAGCGCATGGTGGGGGCATCCCAGGGTAGGCAAGAAACCTTGTCAGCCGACAGGACTGTTCAGGAAGGGACGCCCGCACAGCGTGAGCACACCAGGTGGCCTGGCCCTGCCTTATTACTTTGCCTGTTTCCTTTCTTTAATCTGTACACCCCTGACTATGGACTGGGCAGCAGCCACTCCCAGCTAGCGACGGAGAACCCCCAACAGTGGTCTGTCCACACGTGTGCCTACCAAACGCCTGCCCCAAGGAAGGGAGGGGCGCTTATCCGACCCCAGCCAATGACTCAGCAGGAATCCCGCTCCTTGTAGGCTGACCTCTGACCCAGCCGACAAAGCCTCCAGGGCCCTCAGGGTTCCAGTGGGCTCCCTAACCAGGGACTTCCACCGGAAGTCCTTCCCACGGGGCAGGCCTGGGGGTTCTCAGTGACTGGAAGGAGGATCCAGAGGGAGGGATCTGGGCCTATCGCACGAGGCCAGCAGACCCTGCACCAAGTAGACAGAGGAATTTggcagcagggaggaggctgggggtggcATTTGGGCAGAGGAGTCTTGCAGACCGCAAGTGGGTGAGCTGTAGGGCCAAAGGGGGTTAGCGCACCCCAGGATGTTAGCGGCTGCCTGGGCCAGGGGCCCCAtccacccaccccagcccagggaaCCGGGACCTTCTGGCGTCCCTGCAGTGCATGAAAGGAACCAGTCCGAGCCTGGGCACTTGGGCCTCCTCCAGTCCATGGCAGCCTAAAAGGGGAGCCCTAGGGAAGGGTCCAGGCCAGGCCCAGCACTCTCTCCAGACTCCAGCTAGGCCACCAGGGCGGAAGCAAGTCGGGACGGCCTGGGCAGGCTCGACCCGGGCCCTGGGCCCCTTCCTACTCGGCTTTCCCTGGGCCGGCGTCGAGCGAGGGCGCCCACGTCCATACCGGCACACGAGGCATCGGCACCCCCTCGCCCTCCGCTCGGGCTGATCGGGCCCGACCCCAGCACACCCGGCCGCGCTCGCACTCCCAGTACCCCGCTCTTGGTCGCGCGGACCCAGCCCAGGTGCAGGCGGGCGGGCAGCCCAGGTGAGCCTGCGCCGGGGGGCGCCGGTCGGGCCGACCCCGCCCCATCCCGCCGGGCCCGGCCGCGGCCTCCCCCTTCCGCGCGCCCCGCCCGGCTCGAGCCGGGGGAGGGGGCCCTACCTGGCCAGGTGCGCGGGGTCTCGGGACAAGGGCAGCAGGAGCCGACCGCCGCCCAGCGGCCTCGCGGTCCGGTCGGTCCGGCAGCCACTCCCTGCCGCGGCCCGCCCGCCGCGCGGCCTGATTTCAcgcgcccgcccccgccccgcccgccgcccctgCCGCCTGCCTGCCCGGGCAGCAcctgggggcggggcggcccCACCCGCGGCGCGCCCGCATTCCTTCTCCCGCctgccgccgccccgccgcccccgggACCCCCGCCTGCGCCCCGGAGCCCCCAGACTCCTGCCTGCGCCCCGGAGCCCCCGGACTCCTGTCTGCGCCCCGGACAAGGCCATGCCCCTCGGCGGCGCGCCCGGGGACCCGGGCCCGGTATCCCCGGAGAGCGCTAAGGCCCCGACTTCCAGAGCCCCGCGCCCCTAGGCGCCCATCTGTTCACCGAAGGCTTAAGGTCCCTACGCTTGACCCCTGACCCTCGCCCCGGAAGTCGGGGAGACTCGGAAGTTCCGGCTCAGTCGCTAGGAAACGGGCCAGCCCGACTCGAGGGGCGGTGCTTCTGGCCTCGCCCTCTCCTCGGAGTTGGGGGAGGCAGGTGCGGCAGGTGAGACTGTGGGGGCGGCGCAGAGCCCTGGACGGGGCCCGGCCTGGAGACCCCGTGAGCACAGGGGACTCCCACCACCATACCCGGCTATCCCCTACCCCGACGTCCGCACAGAGTATCCCTCGCGCACACTCCGATTCCCACAAGTACCTGGGACCCCATAGGCAGACAGGACCCTGCCCGCCCTGATCCCCCAACATGCCGAGCCCCCACAcaccgaccccccccccccacgtaTAAAAGAATCAGTGACACAAGGGACCTTCCCACACAGGTGATCCGCCCCTCCCCTCACCACACACGCCAGTCCCCTCCCAGGCCACTCCCGGCACTGAGCACCCCCATAACTAGACCCCCCTAGCACGTTCCTTTCCACATGGATAGCAGACCCTGCCTGCACGGGGCACTTGCACACACCCGCGGACAGAGGATTTGAAAGGGACATAGGGACCCGCACACACAAAGGatgccacacacacactgatCCCCCCCACCAGTGCATACACCTTCCCCCGCATATATGAGAccccacagacacacagggacCCCCCATGCACATGAACCCCAAATCCATACAGGACCCTAGAA from the Camelus bactrianus isolate YW-2024 breed Bactrian camel chromosome 25, ASM4877302v1, whole genome shotgun sequence genome contains:
- the FAM83H gene encoding protein FAM83H isoform X2; this encodes MARRSQSSSQGDNPLAPGYLPPHYKEYYRLAVDALAEGGPEAYSRFLASEGAPAFLCPEELEHVSRHLRPPQHVAPEPPEGSPPNVDLDGSSGTYWPVNSDQAVPELDLGWPLTFGFQGTEVTTLVQPPPPDSPSIKDEARRMIRSAQQVVAVVMDMFTDVDLLGEVLEAAARRVPVYILLDEMNAQHFLDMADKCRVNLHHVDFLRVRTVAGPTYYCRTGKSFQGHVKEKFLLVDCAVVMSGSYSFMWSFEKIHRSLAHVFQGELVSSFDEEFRILFAQSEPLVPSAGALARMDAYALAPYAGAGPVMGGQVTGAPTPFSFPKRAHVLFPPPREEGLGFPSFLDPDRHFLSAFRREESPRMPGGALELHAGMRPLSRRLDTEAGPGGELSGPRGFLQARHLEMDAFKRHSYAAADGMGAVENFAAARQVSRQTFLSHGDDFRFQTSHFHRDQLYQQHYQWDPQLAPARPQGLFEKLRAGRPGFTDHDDFTLGAGPRFPEVSPDGHQRLDYVPSSASREVRHGSDPAFGPGPRGLEPGGAPRPNLGQRFPCQAATRLGPEIGPEAEPERRGGPEGRAGLRHWRLASYLSGCHGEDAGDEGLPAPMEAEAYEDDVLVSGGRVAAGDLLPSAFRSSGGDGPDREGLEEAGLTKQDSFRSRLNPLIQRSSRLRSSLIFSASQAEGTGGAAAATTEKVQLLHKEQAVSEMVGSSGEAVRSAASTKVAELLEKYKGPSRDPGGGGGGGGGVGASVTVASHSKAVMSQAWREEVSVPGGTGGERRSLESCLLDLRDSFTQRLHQEAERQPGAATLTATQLLDTLGRSGSGTDRLPSRFLSAQGHSTSLQGQDGPPPEGPGAHQAPHSEPKGSPTSAYLEQKGGPTPGFPTHRGSPTTAFTEQKGSPTSVYPERKDSPVPPVPERRGSPVPPVPERRCSPVPPVPERRGSLTLPLSGESPKTGPTEEAAGGPMEVLRKGSVRLRQLLSPKGERRTEDEGSFPAPQENGQPESPRRPSLGRVDSTEATTGDERGPRGRVASATANALYSSNLRDDTKAILEQISAHGQKHRGGPSPAPTPTPAHGSPELGRPPAASGLAPDMSDKDKCSAIFRSDSLGTQGRLSRTLPASAEERDRLLRRMESMRKEKRVYSRFEVFCKKEEAGGPGAGEGPAEEDTRDSKVGKFMPKILGTFKSKK
- the FAM83H gene encoding protein FAM83H isoform X1; the protein is MSGKRSRARKPRARKAGRARQATGQQGPEAKPPPPATRGPGDQAGVAPVGHVTSSKLAPRGHPRVARPERPQVAKRPEQAAVLGSELALVPAAGMEGCGAEDLMPGLVPELLRLHEVQLCLAQEQLLLEDRRRQVQLQMQLWQEEQLWLQQLWQEEQAWVRVEGLELAMALEQLRSEGLEELQTQGQVPGPDMARRSQSSSQGDNPLAPGYLPPHYKEYYRLAVDALAEGGPEAYSRFLASEGAPAFLCPEELEHVSRHLRPPQHVAPEPPEGSPPNVDLDGSSGTYWPVNSDQAVPELDLGWPLTFGFQGTEVTTLVQPPPPDSPSIKDEARRMIRSAQQVVAVVMDMFTDVDLLGEVLEAAARRVPVYILLDEMNAQHFLDMADKCRVNLHHVDFLRVRTVAGPTYYCRTGKSFQGHVKEKFLLVDCAVVMSGSYSFMWSFEKIHRSLAHVFQGELVSSFDEEFRILFAQSEPLVPSAGALARMDAYALAPYAGAGPVMGGQVTGAPTPFSFPKRAHVLFPPPREEGLGFPSFLDPDRHFLSAFRREESPRMPGGALELHAGMRPLSRRLDTEAGPGGELSGPRGFLQARHLEMDAFKRHSYAAADGMGAVENFAAARQVSRQTFLSHGDDFRFQTSHFHRDQLYQQHYQWDPQLAPARPQGLFEKLRAGRPGFTDHDDFTLGAGPRFPEVSPDGHQRLDYVPSSASREVRHGSDPAFGPGPRGLEPGGAPRPNLGQRFPCQAATRLGPEIGPEAEPERRGGPEGRAGLRHWRLASYLSGCHGEDAGDEGLPAPMEAEAYEDDVLVSGGRVAAGDLLPSAFRSSGGDGPDREGLEEAGLTKQDSFRSRLNPLIQRSSRLRSSLIFSASQAEGTGGAAAATTEKVQLLHKEQAVSEMVGSSGEAVRSAASTKVAELLEKYKGPSRDPGGGGGGGGGVGASVTVASHSKAVMSQAWREEVSVPGGTGGERRSLESCLLDLRDSFTQRLHQEAERQPGAATLTATQLLDTLGRSGSGTDRLPSRFLSAQGHSTSLQGQDGPPPEGPGAHQAPHSEPKGSPTSAYLEQKGGPTPGFPTHRGSPTTAFTEQKGSPTSVYPERKDSPVPPVPERRGSPVPPVPERRCSPVPPVPERRGSLTLPLSGESPKTGPTEEAAGGPMEVLRKGSVRLRQLLSPKGERRTEDEGSFPAPQENGQPESPRRPSLGRVDSTEATTGDERGPRGRVASATANALYSSNLRDDTKAILEQISAHGQKHRGGPSPAPTPTPAHGSPELGRPPAASGLAPDMSDKDKCSAIFRSDSLGTQGRLSRTLPASAEERDRLLRRMESMRKEKRVYSRFEVFCKKEEAGGPGAGEGPAEEDTRDSKVGKFMPKILGTFKSKK